The genomic DNA GCCATTTCCATGCAAAGTAAGGTGAGTAGGTTTGTTTGTTGGCATTGCATGTTGACTACTTCGGCTTGAGCCTTTGCCAGTTGGGCTTGGAGCTCGTTCACCTGTTTCTGGAGATGGCATATAGCCCCTGCGCACCCGTAAACTGGATCTCTTAGTCTCGCATTTGCTTCGTAAACCATGCTGCTAACCGCGTCTGCCCTTTGTGATTCAGGCAATTCCTGCAAATTGTTTCTTTTTATTAGCCATTTCAACAAGTCCAAAAGACAAATGAGcgcaaaagaaaaatatgaccCACCAACCAATTACCAACCAAACATCATTAAGTGTCAATTTTGACTTATTTTCCATCTAAAAGCAGTTAGAATGCATTGCTTGGCAGAAATTAATATGTCTTAGTTTCAAATCTTCACATACAAGAtgtgttttttcaaataattaccTGCAGGAACTTGATAATGTTGCTGGCGCCAAAGACACGATGGGCGGTGGTGAACTTAAGAGGGTCGGTGGGGGGGAAGTAAGGGGCAAGAACGCACTTTTCAGCGCACCTGCGCCTGAGGATCTTGCAGGCAGCGCAGGGGCTGCTAACAACGGTAACAAGAGGGGTAGGAGGAGGAGAATTAGAAGGAGAATTGTTTGGAGCGGATGATGAATTTGATAATGTTGTGGTCGTGGTGTTGTCGCTGGATTCtcccatatccatatccattcTAGAATTAATGAGAAAGCTtttaagagagaaagagagcTATTAATGTGGTGGGGGTGAAGTAGTTTAATTTGCAGGTAGACAAATATGTGTTGAgtgggtatatatatatagagagaaaataCAGGGAGGgggtttagttttaaaataaataaataattaataataataataataagagaatgGGAGTTAACTCAATTTATGTTGGCAAGGAAGAGGACTTAGAGTTGGACCCATATCATTGAAATCACGTCTACcgctttttctctctccattaAACACTCAAACTGTAACTTTCcactttttctctttttttttttttttttttttttttttttttttttttttaatacttataATCAACGAAATCTAAAttccaaaatataaaatcaacCTAATGTTTACTAAGTTTTTTCTTGTACTATACTTtctaataattaagaataaaatacaAGTGATttcttacaaataattttacaaacttaatgcaaatataaaaaatacattatcagtactaaagttaaaaaaatatacaccCCTCCAAGATAACTTAATGCTAAGAGACCAAAAGATCATGAGTTCGATTCTATCTGAATACACTTTGAGTTTAAGTATAGAGTCATTGCGTTGGGATCATGTTAATTCtcctttaattcaaaaaaagaaaaaatattttactcaCAAGAATAGGTCAATAACCAAGATAAGAGAGGTTGAGAATGGAATTATCCCCCGGTCtcatgttagatttatttttCTACTGTCAATAGTAGacctattttatttgaaatttctatTAATAGTCTTGCAAATAGGGATTTAGAACTTTTCAATCTTGAAGTGTCAATTAAGATCTTAGATCATGGTTCAAAAATAACATGGAAGTCAGCGCATCAAGAATTTCGATTTGTAGAACATGATATATTTCAGTACATAAGTATTGATACAAGATTATCATGAATCACTAATCATCTTGTTAGTCGTGAGACTACTTTACATGTCAATCAACAATGTTACTTTTATTCTCAAAAAATCATTATGTTCGTCCCTGTCTAACAAATATTAAGAATCTTCGtcataaataaaagacataccACTATAAAACTCTCAAAATTCTAAGAAATCAATGTCAATATATGAAGCAAAAttcacaattttaaaattcGAGCATGAGCTCTAACACACAATATATTCTATGTTCCTATTTTTCATCCACCGTTGACTTTGTATATCTTTTTTAAGCcctaaaaacttatttatttgcATTATTTTTAAGAGAGAAACATAAATTGTACCTCAAAAATTTCAGAATTAAATGACTCATTaccaaaattgataaaaatatagaaaagtCAGAATAAAAGATTCCAATATATTTGGAATGTTAAGCACA from Impatiens glandulifera chromosome 9, dImpGla2.1, whole genome shotgun sequence includes the following:
- the LOC124915031 gene encoding LOB domain-containing protein 1-like codes for the protein MDMDMGESSDNTTTTTLSNSSSAPNNSPSNSPPPTPLVTVVSSPCAACKILRRRCAEKCVLAPYFPPTDPLKFTTAHRVFGASNIIKFLQELPESQRADAVSSMVYEANARLRDPVYGCAGAICHLQKQVNELQAQLAKAQAEVVNMQCQQTNLLTLLCMEMAPSQHPSSNQQQPMSLHDNYMMNINVNPYTNLNSPSQINFQPNSICLDDINLSSFWAEPEPLWT